In Hyperolius riggenbachi isolate aHypRig1 chromosome 10, aHypRig1.pri, whole genome shotgun sequence, a genomic segment contains:
- the LOC137534449 gene encoding oocyte zinc finger protein XlCOF22-like → MRMDEDCSHVTEKILNLTLEIIYLLTGQDCEVVKKLSGELLASSSRLHPTDKSSNRNLPEGGKCSLSLDCSQEDHSSPHHYQDEDVIFVRAVVRQDTEEMGDEPCKEEEIPSQISIDGSRSRTPPERCTGPLYSQDCLQEDLTICHHYQGEDVIIIKAEVKEEPKHTYVVDDEPCEEVEIPSHISKDGSSHINPPERCTGPLYSQNFPQEDLTIPHHYQDEDVITNKEAKEEAEDTYMITNELCKESPPLITTDGQDVSEGHPISPSDFNTEDDGITQCSPAGIPITGYTLHRLNHNKRSPDPSNPEESYGTACPVIPNIYTSCHSANKSDSASNPEQSSSSRDFAVSHEGERIFSCSECGKCFKTKSFLIVHQRVHTGERPFLCSVCGKCFVQKSQLHTHQRTHTGERPFSCSLCGKSFNQKNNLLTHERRHRGECSFSCTECGKRYMHRYQFLIHLRSHTGEHPFSCSECGKGFLQKHHLLSHERSHTGERPFSCSECGKRFLQKHHLLTHERSHTGERPFSCSECGKSFTRKGSLLAHQSRHANEHPFSCATCGKSFSCKTYLLRHHRLHTGERPFSCSECGKSFSCNKYLLRHQRIHMGERPFSCSECGKLFAAKRSLINHMTAHAP, encoded by the exons atgaggatggatgaggactgCAGTCACGTGACTGAGAAGATATTAAACCTTACTCTGGAGATCATCTACCTGCTGACTGGACAG GATTGTGAAGTAGTGAAGAAGCTCTCTGGTGAGCTATTGGCCTCCAGCAGCCGTCTCCATCCTACAGATAAGTCCAGTAACAGAaatctaccagagggaggtaaatgTTCTCTTTCTCTGGACTGCTCACAGGAAGATCACAGCAGCcctcaccattatcag GATGAAGATGTGATTTTTGTTAGAGCAGTAGTCAGACAGGACACAGAAGAAATGGGTGATGAGCCGTGTAAGGAGGAGGAAATCCCTTCACAGATCAGCATAG ATGGTTCTAGGAGCAGaaccccaccagagagatgtacaggtcctctttattcccaggattgcctaCAGGAAGATCTCACCATCtgccaccattatcag GGTGAAGATGTGATTATTATTAAAGCAGAAGTTAAGGAAGAACCAAAACACACATATGTAGTGGATGATGAGCCGTGTGAAGAGGTGGAAATTCCTTCACATATCAGCAAAG atggaTCCAGTCAcataaacccaccagagagatgtacaggtcctctttattcccagaatTTTCCACAGGAAGATCTcaccatcccccaccattatcag GATGAAGATGTAATTACTAATAAAGAAGCTAAAGAGGAAGCAGAAGACACATATATGATTACCAATGAGCTGTGCAAGGAAAGTCCTCCACTGATCACCACAG ATGGACAGGATGTGTCAGAAGGACACCCTATTTCACCTTCAGATTTTAATACAGAAGATGATGGCATCACACAATGTTCTCCAGCAGGAATCCCCATTACTGGATATACACTTCACAGACTTAATCATAATAAGAGATCACCAGATCCCTCTAACCCTGAGGAATCTTATGGCACAGCATGTCCGGTTATCCCAAATATCTATACAAGTTGTCACAGTGCCAATAAATCAGACAGTGCATCTAATCCTGAACAATCTTCCTCCAGTAGAGATTTTGCTGTTAGTCACGAAGGTGAGAGGATATTTTCATGTTCTGAATGTGGTAAATGTTTCAAAACGAAATCCTTTCTCATAGTACATCAGAGGGTGCACACAGGGGAGCGGCCATTTTTatgttcagtgtgtgggaaatgttttgttcagaaatctCAGCTTCATACACACCAGAGAACTCACACGGGTGAGCGCCCTTTTTCATGTTCattgtgtgggaaaagttttaatcaaaaaaataaccttcTTACCCATGAGAGACGTCACAGAGGCGAGTGTTCATTTTCGtgtacagagtgtgggaagaGGTACATGCATAGATATCAATTTTTAATTCACCTGAGAAGTCACACTGGTGAGCAtccattttcatgttcagagtgtgggaaggggTTTCTTCAGAAACATCACCTTCTTTCACATGAGAGAAGCCACACAGGCGAGCGTCCAttttcttgttcagagtgtgggaagcgTTTCCTGCAGAAACATCACCTTCTTACCCATGAAAGAAGCCACACAGGTGAGCGtccattttcatgttcagagtgtgggaaaagcttcACTCGGAAAGGGTCTCTTCTTGCGCACCAGAGTAGACATGCCAATGAGCACCCTTTTTCATGTGCAACGTGTGGGAAAAGCTTTAGTTGCAAGACATACCTTCTTAGGCACCACAGACttcacacaggtgagcggcctttttcatgttcagaatgtgggaagagCTTCAGTTGCAACAAATACCTTCTTAGGCACCAGAGAATTCACATGGGTgagcggcctttttcatgttcagagtgtgggaaattgttTGCAGCAAAAAGAAGTCTAATTAACCACATGACAGCACATGCACCCTGA